In a single window of the Pocillopora verrucosa isolate sample1 chromosome 4, ASM3666991v2, whole genome shotgun sequence genome:
- the LOC131785338 gene encoding band 7 protein AGAP004871-like, giving the protein MSQESLQHHGGCQVGGLPRIQCMSSSQPDGGELGICGIVITVLCYILVVVTFPFSLFFCLKIVQEYERAVIFRLGRILPGGARGPGLFFVLPKIDQYSKVDLRTVSFDVPPQEALTRDSVTVTVDAVVYFRIQNATVSVTNVSDAQGSTKLLAQTTLRNMIGTKNLSDILMDREGLSSQMQLFLDDATDPWGVRVERVEIKDVRLPVQLQRVMAAEAEATREAKAKVIAAEGEMTSSRSLKQAADIMGETPSAMQLRYLQTLNTISAEKNSTIIFPIPVDFMKNFLNK; this is encoded by the exons ATGTCACAGGAATCGCTTCAGCATCATGGAGGTTGTCAAGTCGGAGGCCTTCCTCGCATACAATGCATGAGCT CCAGTCAACCTGATGGAGGGGAACTGGGAATTTGCGGGATCGTCATTACTGTCCTTTGCTATATCCTTGTCGTGGTAACATTTCCATTTTCcttgttcttttgtttgaag ATAGTGCAGGAATATGAAAGAGCTGTCATCTTCAGACTTGGGAGAATACTCCCCGGTGGGGCCCGGGGACCAG gGTTGTTTTTTGTTCTACCTAAGATTGATCAGTACAGCAAAGTGGATTTGAGGACAGTGTCATTTGATGTACCCCCTCAAGAG GCTTTGACACGTGACAGTGTTACAGTCACTGTTGACGCAGTGGTGTACTTCAGGATCCAGAATGCAACAGTGTCGGTTACAAACGTCTCAGACGCTCAGGGTTCCACCAAACTGCTGGCTCAGACTACCTTAAGAAACATGATCGGTACAAAGAATTTGAGCGATATCCTAATGGATAGAGAGGGTTTGAGTTCTCAGATGCAG TTGTTCCTGGATGACGCCACTGATCCTTGGGGAGTTCGTGTAGAGAGAGTTGAGAT TAAGGATGTCCGCCTTCCAGTCCAGTTACAGCGTGTTATGGCGGCTGAGGCTGAAGCTACCAGGGAAGCTAAAGCTAAG GTCATTGCTGCAGAAGGTGAAATGACATCATCACGTTCTTTGAAGCAGGCCGCTGACATAATGGGGGAGACACCGTCGGCGATGCAGCTTCGTTATCTACAGACTCTGAACACCATCTCAGCTGAAAAGAACTCCACCATCATCTTCCCAATTCCTGtggattttatgaaaaattttttaaacaagtgA
- the LOC131785337 gene encoding ATP-binding cassette sub-family F member 1, which translates to MVKKKGQKSTQSKKKLDLAAAVEAAEQEEEETDLSNLNLNDDDDSLAASAGKRKNGEPISTETGTRDDEEGESVLMNYNPPEEGPTCADTEDSVDVQQLSKKEKRKLKKKAKFESETQEVAGSQFSVSQQESSAAKTSLLENALDIKVEKFSISARGKDLFVNANLNITAGRRYGLVGPNGMGKTTLLTHIAARKLAIPSNIDVLLCEQDVEASESPAFDVVLKADKKRLQLLEEEAHLVALSENGDEAATEKLKEVYVELEAIGAASAESRVRRILAGLGFTTEMQQRPVNHFSGGWRMRVSLARALFMEPTLLMLDEPTNHLDLNAVIWLDNYLQNWKKTLLVVSHDQYFLDSVCTDIIHLDQQKLYYYRGNYDQFKKMYLQKVKEQEKAYNKQQKQIKDLKASGQSRKQAEEKTKAAQGRKNKKGGKKDMEEDDIEQMELIKKPKEYVVKFSFPSPPPLNPPILGLKSVTFGYSNQPKLFNDLDFGIDMKSRVAIVGNNGVGKSTFLKLLIGELEPAKGDIVRNHRLRIGSYNQHSADQLSMDDSPVEYLQRKYDLDYQTARKHLGRFGLVSHAHTIRTKDLSGGQKSRVAFADLALSNPDVIVLDEPTNNLDIESIDALADAINEFTGGVILVSHDARLILETSCQLWVVENQEITEVDGDFDDYRQEILEKLGEEVVAKSA; encoded by the exons ATGGTGAAAAAGAAAGGGCAAAAGAGCACACAGAGTAAGAAAAAACTGGATCTTGCAGCCGCGGTAGAGGCGGCTGAACAGGAAGAAGAGGAAACCGATCTATCTAATTTGAACTTAAACGATGATGATGACTCACTCGCTGCATCAGCAGGAAAACGTAAAAATGGAGAACCGATTTCCACTGAAACTGGTACACGAGATGATGAAGAAGGAGAATCTGTTCTCATGAATTATAATCCACCTGAAGAAGGTCCTACATGCGCGGATACAG AGGATTCAGTAGATGTACAACAACTAAGCAAGAAGGAGAAGAGAAAGCTTAAAAAGAAG GCAAAGTTTGAGAGTGAGACACAAGAAGTGGCAGGATCCCAATTTTCTGTATCACAGCAAGAGTCTTCTGCTGCTAAAACTTCTCTTCTTGAAAATGCTCTAGACATCAAG gTGGAGAAGTTCAGTATTTCTGCCCGCGGTAAAGATCTCTTTGTTAATGCAAATCTTAACATTACTGCTGGTCGGCGTTATGGTTTAGTTGGACCAAATGG TATGGGAAAGACAACCCTCTTAACACATATTGCAGCCAGAAAGCTTGCTATCCCATCCAACATTGATGTCCTACTCTGTGAACAAG ATGTTGAAGCCAGCGAGTCGCCTGCCTTTGATGTGGTCCTAAAGGCAGACAAGAAAAGATTGCAGCTTCTAGAGGAG GAGGCTCACCTTGTTGCTTTAAGTGAAAATGGAGACGAAGCTGCTACAGAGAAACTAAAGGAG GTTTATGTTGAATTAGAAGCTATTGGTGCAGCCTCTGCTGAATCAAGGGTGCGAAGAATCTTGGCT GGTCTGGGATTTACGACTGAAATGCAGCAGAGGCCTGTCAATCATTTCTCTGGAGGATGGAGGATGAGAGTGTCACTAGCAAG AGCTCTCTTTATGGAACCAACTCTTCTCATGCTGGATGAACCTACAAACCATTTGGACTTGAATGCTGTTATTTGGTTAGACAA CTACCTACAGAACTGGAAGAAGACTCTGTTAGTTGTGTCTCACGATCAGTACTTTCTGGACAGTGTTTGTACTGATATCATTCATTTAG ATCAACAAAAACTTTACTATTACAGAGGAAACTATG ACCAATTCAAGAAGATGTACTTACAAAAAGTTAAAGAACAGGAAAAAGCATACAACAAACAG CAAAAGCAAATCAAGGATCTGAAGGCTTCTGGTCAATCTAGAAAGCAAGCA gaggagaaaacaaaagcagctcaaggaagaaaaaacaagaaaggggGCAAGAAAGACATGGAAGAG GATGATATTGAACAGATGGAACTTATCAAAAAACCTAAGGAGTATGTGGTGAAATTCTCTTTTCCTTCACCACCACCTCTCAATCCACCTATCCTGGGATTAAAAT CTGTGACATTTGGATATTCCAATCAACCAAAGTTGTTTAATGATCTGGATTTTGGTATTGACATGAAGTCTAGAG ttGCTATCGTTGGAAATAATGGAGTTGGTAAAAGTACATTCttgaagcttttgattggtgaACTTGAACCG GCAAAAGGTGATATTGTACGGAACCACAGGCTT cGCATTGGATCTTACAACCAGCATTCTGCTGATCAG CTGAGTATGGATGACTCTCCAGTAGAATATCTCCAG AGGAAATATGACCTTGATTATCAGACAGCAAGGAAACATCTGGGAAGGTTTGGATTAGTGAGTCATGCACATACCATAAGAACCAAAGATTTAtcag GTGGTCAGAAGTCACGTGTGGCTTTCGCAGACTTGGCACTTAGTAACCCGGATGTAATTGTACTG GATGAACCCACAAACAACTTGGACATAGAATCCATCGATGCTCTTGCCGATGCTATTAATGAGTTTACCGGAG GTGTTATATTGGTAAGTCACGATGCTCGTCTGATCCTGGAGACCTCTTGCCAACTCTGGGTGGTTGAAAATCAGGAAATTACCGAGGTCGATGGCGATTTTGATGATTACAGACAAGAAATATTAGAGAAACTTGGCGAGGAGGTGGTTGCCAAGTCTGCTTAA
- the LOC131785339 gene encoding signal peptidase complex subunit 2 has product MASGGSKKKGGKPGMFEKWNIDDQPVKIDKWDCNAVKNALDDAAKKVLTEGFGYVEDYTKTDIRLAICTISCCCALTALIYDYLYPFPVSWPILITCVLSYFFLMTVLTIFTTFVEKNYIMFAVQKSEAGVGPDHYWRLHSTLKRYDHNYSLTIIYKDGDTKKERQQTISKSVASWFDEEGTLLKDIMEKDVRELHNGVASEKKDK; this is encoded by the exons atggcCTCTGGtggatcaaagaaaaaaggtgGAAAACCTGGAATGTTTGAAAAG TGGAATATCGATGATCAGCCAGTCAAGATTGATAAGTGGGACTGTAATGCTGTGAAAAATGCACTTGATGATGCGGCCAAGAAG gTACTGACTGAAGGCTTTGGATATGTTGAAGACTATACAAAGACAGATATTCGCTTGGCTATTTGTACCATTTCTTGCTGCTGTGCCCTCACTGCCTTGATATATGACTACCTTTACCCTTTTCCAGTGTCATGGCCGATACTGATCACATGTGTGCTATC atatttttttttgatgactGTGCTAACCATCTTTACCACGTTTGTTGAAAAGAACTACATAATGTTTGCAGTACAGAAAAGTGAAGCTGGGGTG GGCCCAGATCACTACTGGCGTTTGCATTCAACCCTGAAACGTTATGACCACAACTATTCCCTCACTATCATATATAAGGATGGTGACACtaaaaaagaaaggcaacagACCATTTCTAA gTCAGTGGCTTCATGGTTTGATGAAGAAGGGACACTGCTTAAGGATATCATGGAAAAAGATGTTCGTGAGCTTCACAATGGAGTTGCTTCAGAAAAGAAGGACAAATGA
- the LOC131785352 gene encoding phosphatidylinositol transfer protein alpha isoform-like, with the protein MEIKEYRITLPVSVEEYKIGQLYAVAEASKNETGGGEGIEVVVNEPYSDHAKYGSGQYTHKVFHLSKKVPSVIRLLAPKGSLEVHEKAWNAYPYCRTEYSNPYMSDNFYIYIDTWHREGEGEENVHKLTAEELGNRVLVDIDISDNNCVAPSDYKEDEDPTKFHSKKTGRGPLDCEGEWKKNDHWPKMTCYKLYKVQFKWWGLQTKVQSIIFKAVRRLLTNFHRQLFCWLDLWFGMTMEDIRELEEKTKEELERLRREGEVRGMSEK; encoded by the coding sequence ATGGAAATCAAGGAGTACAGAATAACTTTGCCCGTATCTGTCGAAGAATATAAAATTGGTCAGTTGTACGCTGTTGCAGAAGCAAGTAAGAACGAAACGGGAGGAGGGGAAGGAATCGAAGTGGTAGTAAACGAACCGTACTCAGACCACGCAAAGTATGGGAGCGGACAGTACACACATAAAGTTTTCCATTTATCGAAAAAGGTTCCATCTGTAATTCGACTTTTGGCACCTAAGGGTTCGTTGGAAGTTCACGAAAAAGCGTGGAATGCTTATCCGTATTGCAGGACGGAGTATTCAAACCCGTACATGTCGGACAATTTCTATATCTATATCGATACATGGCATAGGGAAGGAGAAGGCGAGGAAAATGTGCACAAGTTAACGGCGGAAGAACTGGGAAACAGAGTTCTGGTAGATATTGACATATCTGACAACAATTGTGTTGCTCCATCGGACTACAAGGAAGATGAGGACCCAACTAAATTTCACTCCAAGAAAACTGGGCGAGGTCCTCTTGATTGTGAAGGCGAGTGGAAGAAAAACGACCATTGGCCTAAAATGACGTGCTACAAGCTCTACAAAGTACAGTTTAAATGGTGGGGCCTCCAGACCAAGGTACAGAGCATTATCTTTAAGGCTGTGAGGCGACTCCTCACTAACTTTCACCGGCAGTTGTTTTGTTGGTTGGATCTTTGGTTCGGAATGACCATGGAAGATATACGAGAGCTTgaagaaaaaaccaaagaagagCTAGAAAGGTTACGACGTGAAGGCGAAGTGCGTGGAATGTctgagaaataa